Proteins from a single region of Pseudomonas fulva:
- the tsf gene encoding translation elongation factor Ts has protein sequence MAEITAALVKELRERTGQGMMECKKALVAAGGDIEKAIDDMRASGAIKAAKKAGNIAAEGSIAVRVEGNRGLIIEVNSQTDFLALQDDFKAFVKESLDEAFEKNLSEAAPLIASRESAREALVAKCGENVNIRRLTAVSGDTVGAYLHGHRIGVLVVLKGGNDELAKHVAMHVAASNPAVVSPDQVSEELVAKEKEIFLQLNAEKIAGKPENIVENMVKGRIAKFLAEASLVEQAFIMDPEVKVGDLVKKAGAEVVSFVRYEVGEGIEKAETDFAAEVAAQVAASKQ, from the coding sequence ATGGCAGAGATTACTGCAGCACTGGTCAAGGAACTGCGCGAGCGTACCGGCCAAGGCATGATGGAGTGCAAGAAGGCCCTGGTTGCCGCTGGTGGCGACATCGAGAAAGCGATCGATGACATGCGCGCTTCGGGCGCCATCAAGGCCGCCAAGAAGGCTGGCAACATCGCTGCCGAAGGTTCCATCGCCGTTCGCGTCGAAGGCAACCGTGGCCTGATCATCGAAGTCAACTCGCAGACCGACTTCCTGGCTCTGCAGGACGACTTCAAGGCCTTCGTCAAGGAAAGCCTGGACGAAGCCTTCGAGAAGAACCTGAGCGAAGCCGCTCCGCTGATCGCCTCGCGCGAATCCGCTCGTGAAGCGCTGGTTGCCAAGTGCGGCGAGAACGTCAACATCCGTCGTCTGACCGCCGTTTCCGGTGACACCGTTGGTGCTTACCTGCACGGCCACCGCATCGGTGTTCTGGTGGTCCTCAAGGGCGGTAACGACGAGCTGGCCAAGCACGTCGCCATGCACGTGGCGGCGTCCAACCCGGCCGTTGTTTCCCCGGACCAGGTTTCCGAGGAACTGGTTGCCAAGGAAAAGGAAATCTTCCTGCAGCTCAACGCCGAGAAGATCGCCGGCAAGCCGGAAAACATCGTCGAGAACATGGTCAAGGGCCGTATCGCCAAGTTCCTGGCCGAAGCCAGCCTGGTCGAGCAAGCCTTCATCATGGATCCGGAAGTCAAGGTCGGTGACCTGGTGAAGAAAGCCGGTGCCGAAGTCGTTTCCTTCGTTCGTTACGAAGTGGGCGAGGGCATCGAGAAGGCCGAGACCGACTTCGCTGCCGAAGTTGCTGCTCAGGTTGCTGCCAGCAAGCAGTGA
- the rpsB gene encoding 30S ribosomal protein S2, giving the protein MSQVNMRDMLKAGVHFGHQTRYWNPKMGKYIFGARNKIHIINLEKTLPMFNDALSFVEKLAAGKNKILFVGTKRSAGKIVREEAARCGSPFVDHRWLGGMLTNYKTIRASIKRLRDLEVQSQDGTFSKLTKKEALMRTRDLEKLDRSLGGIKDMGGLPDALFVIDVDHERIAITEANKLGIPVIGVVDTNSSPEGVDYIIPGNDDAIRAIQLYMGAMADAVIRGRSNTGGATEEFVEEAPAAEAAEG; this is encoded by the coding sequence ATGTCCCAAGTCAATATGCGCGATATGCTGAAGGCCGGTGTGCACTTCGGCCACCAGACCCGTTACTGGAACCCGAAAATGGGCAAGTACATTTTCGGCGCGCGCAACAAGATTCACATCATCAACCTGGAAAAGACCCTGCCGATGTTCAACGACGCCCTGTCGTTCGTTGAAAAGCTGGCTGCTGGCAAGAACAAGATCCTGTTCGTCGGCACCAAGCGTTCCGCTGGCAAGATCGTTCGCGAAGAAGCAGCTCGTTGCGGCTCGCCGTTCGTCGATCATCGCTGGTTGGGCGGCATGCTCACCAACTACAAGACCATCCGTGCCTCGATCAAGCGTCTGCGCGATCTGGAAGTACAGTCCCAGGACGGTACCTTCAGCAAGCTGACCAAGAAAGAAGCCCTGATGCGCACCCGTGATCTGGAAAAACTGGATCGCAGCCTGGGCGGTATCAAGGACATGGGCGGCCTGCCGGACGCACTGTTCGTCATCGACGTCGATCACGAGCGCATCGCGATCACCGAAGCCAACAAGCTGGGCATCCCGGTCATCGGCGTTGTCGATACCAACAGCAGCCCGGAAGGCGTTGACTACATCATCCCGGGTAACGACGACGCCATCCGCGCCATCCAGCTGTACATGGGTGCCATGGCCGACGCTGTGATCCGTGGTCGCAGCAACACCGGCGGCGCTACCGAAGAGTTCGTCGAAGAAGCACCGGCCGCAGAAGCTGCCGAAGGCTAA
- the map gene encoding type I methionyl aminopeptidase, with protein MTVTLKTPDEIEKMRIAGRLAADVLEMIAEHVKPGVTTDELNTICHNYIVDVQKAIPAPLNYGAAPGRPGFPKSICTSLNHVVCHGIPNDKPLKEGDVMNIDITVIKDGYYGDTSRMFHVGKVPEWAERLSRVTQECLYKGIEVVRPGARLGDIGEVIQKHAEKNGFSVVREFCGHGIGSVFHEDPQVLHYGRAGTGMELQQGMTFTIEPMINQGRPETRVLGDGWTAITKDRKLSAQWEHTLLVTADGYEIFTLRSDDTIARTSA; from the coding sequence ATGACCGTCACCCTGAAGACGCCCGACGAAATCGAGAAAATGCGCATCGCCGGTCGCCTGGCCGCCGACGTGCTGGAGATGATCGCCGAGCACGTCAAACCCGGCGTCACCACGGACGAACTCAATACCATCTGCCACAACTATATCGTCGACGTGCAGAAGGCCATCCCCGCCCCGCTCAACTACGGTGCGGCGCCGGGCCGCCCGGGTTTTCCGAAATCCATCTGCACCTCGCTCAACCATGTGGTGTGCCACGGCATCCCCAACGACAAGCCGCTCAAGGAAGGTGATGTGATGAACATCGACATCACCGTGATCAAGGACGGCTACTACGGCGACACCAGCCGCATGTTTCACGTCGGCAAGGTGCCGGAGTGGGCCGAGCGCCTGTCGCGTGTCACCCAGGAATGCCTTTATAAAGGTATCGAAGTGGTTCGCCCCGGCGCGCGCCTCGGCGATATCGGCGAAGTGATCCAGAAGCACGCCGAGAAGAACGGCTTCTCGGTGGTACGCGAGTTCTGCGGCCACGGCATCGGCTCGGTGTTTCACGAGGATCCGCAGGTGCTGCACTACGGCCGCGCCGGCACCGGCATGGAGCTCCAGCAAGGCATGACCTTCACCATCGAGCCGATGATCAACCAGGGCCGCCCGGAAACCCGCGTGCTGGGCGACGGCTGGACCGCGATCACCAAGGATCGCAAGTTGTCCGCCCAATGGGAGCACACCTTGCTGGTCACCGCAGACGGCTACGAGATCTTTACCCTGCGCAGCGACGACACCATCGCCCGCACCTCGGCCTGA